In one window of Nicotiana tabacum cultivar K326 chromosome 12, ASM71507v2, whole genome shotgun sequence DNA:
- the LOC107816963 gene encoding uncharacterized protein LOC107816963, which yields MHQALPLITTTLAPRPNHFMLHRPKTNPYTTPTSTLVFVVPPQATIHRSSNEPALKVHDAQYYAPKPTFKVPDPYCYTLPVEPPVETEKPAKNVKQDEIFRKVNGLEQSLRNMQGIGSQVSVSYKDLCLYPDIQLPVGFKMSKFDLYDGHGDLVAHLRGYCSKMRGVGGKDELLMAYFSQSLSGAALEWYTHQDAIRWYTLDDMAQAFARHFRYNIDIVPDHLSLTKIEKKPNESFREYGFRWREEVARVNPPMEEDEMVEYFLQALEPTYFGHLISAIGKPFNDVVKMGERVEEGLKSRKIMSYSAIKITTQAIQNGTGNLLAKKKMDDVAMVVSGPRRSPRGPPHQYTQPRPQPQGYIQAPYNLP from the coding sequence ATGCACCAGGCTTTACCCCTTATCACTACTACCCTGGCACCTCGTCCCAACCATTTCATGCTCCACCGGCCAAAAACAAACCCATATACTACCCCAACATCCACTCTTGTTTTTGTAGTCCCTCCACAAGCTACCATCCATCGATCTTCTAATGAACCCGCATTGAAAGTTCACGATGCCCAATACTATGCTCCAAAACCAACTTTCAAGGTCCCAGATCCCTATTGTTATACCCTTCCCGTTGAGCCTCCTGTTGAAACCGAGAAGCCCGCTAAGAATGTGAAGCAAGATGAGATATTCAGGAAGGTGAATGGTTTAGAGCAATCTTTAAGGAATATGCAAGGGATAGGAAGCCAAGTAAGTGTGTCTTACAAGGACTTATGCTTGTACCCTGACATCCAACTACCCGTCGGGTTTAAGATGTcaaagtttgatctgtacgacggaCATGGAGATCttgtggcccatttgagaggttattgcagtaaaatgagaggcgtTGGTGGGAAGGACGAGCTGTTGATGGCCtatttcagtcagagtttgagtggggcAGCCCTGGAATGGTACACCCACCAAGATGCTATCAGGTGGTATACATTGgacgatatggctcaggcctttgcccgGCACTTTcggtacaatatagacattgtcccggATCACCTATCCCTAACCAAGATAGAAAAGAagcctaatgaaagctttagggaatacgggTTCAGATGGAGAGAAGAAGTTGCTCGAGTCAATCCTCCGATGGAAGAAGacgagatggtcgagtactttcttcaagccctagagcctacttactttggccaCTTGATCTCAGCCATAGGTAAGCCTTTTAAcgatgtggtaaagatgggagaaagggtggaagagggactcaagtcaagAAAGATCATGAGCTACTCCGCTATAAAAATAACCACACAGGCAATTCAGAATGGCACAGGAAACTTGTTGGCTAAGAAGAAAATGGATGATGTTGCTATGGTTGTTTCTGGACCACGACGTAGCCCAAGGGGTCCGCCTCACCAATATACTCAGCCTCGACCCCAACCCCAAGGCTACatccaagctccatataatctaCCATAA